One window of Paenibacillus sp. FSL K6-3182 genomic DNA carries:
- a CDS encoding response regulator, which translates to MIRVVIIEDDLRIAQINRRFLEKIEGFEVVGIATDKQLAHEHLDILAPDLVLLDLYFPDMSGLDLLHYIQKNNPLTDVIIITAAKEFETVREAIRGGVYDFMIKPVVFERFQEKLKSYQKYHNQMALLGGSNKQVDQEGIDQLLWGGNDRTDKDSYLPKGIDKITNEKILSFIHAGPEVLTAEELGKKAGFSRTTARRYLEYYVAKGELIADISYGTVGRPERVYKRKEQM; encoded by the coding sequence ATGATACGAGTGGTCATTATCGAGGACGACCTTCGAATTGCACAAATCAATCGGCGCTTTCTAGAGAAAATAGAGGGCTTCGAAGTCGTTGGAATTGCAACAGATAAGCAGCTGGCGCATGAGCATTTAGATATTTTGGCCCCGGATTTAGTGCTGCTTGATTTATATTTTCCCGATATGAGCGGGCTTGACCTGCTTCACTACATACAGAAAAACAACCCGTTAACAGATGTCATTATTATTACGGCCGCCAAGGAATTTGAAACGGTTCGTGAAGCCATTCGCGGCGGGGTATATGATTTTATGATCAAGCCGGTTGTATTTGAACGTTTTCAAGAGAAGCTGAAGTCTTATCAAAAATATCATAATCAAATGGCACTGCTCGGCGGCTCAAATAAACAAGTGGATCAAGAGGGGATTGATCAGCTGCTGTGGGGGGGAAATGATCGTACGGATAAGGATTCTTATTTGCCAAAAGGCATCGATAAGATAACGAATGAGAAAATACTCTCCTTCATTCACGCAGGTCCTGAAGTATTAACGGCGGAGGAGCTTGGGAAAAAGGCTGGTTTCAGCCGTACGACCGCTCGGCGGTACTTGGAGTATTATGTGGCCAAGGGTGAATTAATAGCTGATATTTCTTATGGAACCGTTGGAAGGCCGGAGCGGGTTTACAAAAGAAAAGAGCAAATGTGA
- a CDS encoding sensor histidine kinase, with translation MRLQTRLILLIGTLLFIIIIALTFSFERILVTTLQKNVGASALKIAKTVALMDVIRHAFEEENPSAIIQPIVEKIRMETDAEYIVIGNKEGIRYAHPLPDRIGKEMVGGDNGPVLNGESIISEAVGSMGPSLRGKTPIFNDQNEVIGIVSVGILLKDIEQSAVTYRNAMIIFAAIALMVGSGGAIVIANSVKRSIHGLEPEEIGLLYQEKRAILETIHEGIIAVDTEGTITLVNQTALKLIDPLEQMELTGQHVRDVIPESRLMEVIKSGQSEIDQEMTINESSVVVNRLPIFDHQHRVVGAVSSFRNKSELLRLTEELTQVKRYTEALRSQTHEYSNKLYTIYGLIQLESYQEAMDIITHETDVHQNLIHFLLQEIPDPIIGGILIGKFNRANELKVKLEIDSKSTFKTIPDDLNRNHLVTIIGNLIDNALDAVLEKNDEKRTVKVFLSDVGKDFTIIIEDNGSGIKEDVAERLFELGFSTKNEDHRGYGLVIVTQAIQQLRGHIRFESRPQEGTIFTVVIPKEKGKDI, from the coding sequence ATGCGATTACAAACGAGATTGATTTTGTTAATTGGAACTTTGCTATTTATTATTATCATTGCTCTTACCTTCAGCTTTGAGAGAATACTAGTGACGACGCTGCAGAAAAATGTAGGTGCATCAGCTCTGAAAATTGCGAAGACAGTAGCATTGATGGACGTCATTAGACATGCCTTTGAAGAGGAGAATCCTTCAGCCATCATTCAACCCATCGTTGAGAAAATTAGAATGGAAACAGACGCTGAGTACATCGTCATTGGGAATAAAGAGGGAATTCGTTATGCGCATCCGCTGCCGGACCGAATCGGGAAAGAAATGGTCGGCGGTGACAATGGGCCTGTGCTGAACGGAGAATCGATCATTTCAGAGGCCGTTGGCTCGATGGGCCCCTCCTTGAGGGGAAAAACTCCCATTTTTAATGATCAGAATGAAGTTATAGGCATTGTATCAGTGGGTATTTTATTAAAAGACATTGAACAATCGGCTGTGACTTACCGTAATGCGATGATTATTTTTGCAGCCATTGCGCTGATGGTTGGATCTGGCGGAGCCATTGTTATTGCCAATAGCGTAAAACGATCGATACATGGTCTAGAGCCTGAGGAAATCGGCTTGTTGTATCAGGAGAAGAGAGCTATTTTGGAAACGATTCATGAAGGCATAATTGCCGTTGATACAGAGGGAACGATTACCCTTGTCAATCAAACGGCTTTGAAGCTGATCGATCCGCTCGAGCAAATGGAGCTTACCGGGCAGCATGTGCGGGATGTTATTCCAGAATCGCGGCTAATGGAGGTTATTAAATCAGGGCAATCGGAAATCGATCAAGAAATGACCATTAACGAAAGCAGTGTCGTCGTCAATCGCTTGCCGATATTTGATCATCAGCACCGGGTCGTAGGGGCGGTCTCCAGCTTTCGCAACAAATCCGAGCTGCTTCGATTAACGGAGGAGCTGACGCAGGTGAAGCGTTATACCGAAGCGCTGCGTTCACAAACGCATGAATACTCCAATAAGCTGTATACGATTTATGGGCTAATCCAGCTGGAGTCGTATCAAGAAGCGATGGATATTATTACACATGAAACCGATGTTCATCAAAATCTGATCCATTTCCTCCTGCAGGAAATTCCCGATCCTATTATTGGCGGCATACTAATTGGCAAGTTCAATCGTGCGAATGAGCTTAAGGTGAAGCTTGAGATTGATTCCAAGAGCACCTTCAAAACGATCCCCGATGATCTAAACCGCAATCACCTGGTAACGATTATCGGCAATTTAATTGATAATGCTCTGGATGCTGTTCTCGAGAAAAATGATGAGAAACGAACCGTTAAGGTGTTTCTGTCTGACGTAGGCAAAGATTTTACAATCATTATCGAAGATAATGGGAGCGGCATTAAGGAGGATGTCGCAGAGCGGCTGTTTGAGCTCGGTTTCTCCACGAAAAATGAGGATCATCGGGGTTATGGGCTAGTGATTGTTACGCAGGCGATACAACAGTTAAGGGGTCATATCCGTTTTGAATCGCGTCCGCAGGAAGGGACGATCTTTACCGTTGTGATTCCAAAAGAAAAGGGGAAAGATATATGA